One Heteronotia binoei isolate CCM8104 ecotype False Entrance Well chromosome 3, APGP_CSIRO_Hbin_v1, whole genome shotgun sequence genomic window, TGAGCCTGGAGGTgggcttttggaattctgacacagtgcaaAATggctcagccacaaaatggctgccacaagagatgAAGccggtcacaaaatggctgccacagcttcttTTCAGTTACACAGGGAAGATTCTTGTGtaatggtggcagctgctgccagggcaatgtttttaaaaatcgtATCTCCAGGGGCCTTGCTGgggcccactttctaaaaacactttgtaGGCTCAGGAAAGGCACTGGCAGACACCTTGGCATCCAAAGGAACTAGtaatcagggtggccaaactgtggctcaggagccacatgaggctcttgcACACACAGTGTGTGGCTTTCGAAGCCTCCCCCCACACCGTCAGTCGGTCTGGAGAAGGcacttgcctctttaaatcacttcttcaagccaaactagccagtggcctggagaatgcatttaaagttgctttctttccacctcccctccctcatctatttgccttccttccttgcagctctcaaacatctgacatttatactatgtggctcttaggttaagcaagtttggccaccctggtagtAGTCCATGACTGGAATTCACCAACTAaagggtgtttaaaaaaaaaaaggtataaaCTAGTGCTATTTGGACTTTCTACCTTGAGGAAACATTTTTTATTATGTCTGTGTTTGTTGGTGAGCAATCTAGGGCAGGcgtgtagaactcatttgttaggagggccgaatctgacataaatgtgaccttttgGGGCCGGGCCATtgtgctgggccatgtgtgtacctatttagcattaggtagcagagatataaattttataaagaacacaaagacaaatatatttttttaaaaacttaaaacatgcttaaaacattagcactcattggtcttaaagatgctttctttgtatttctcccatgggaacgaaggaactgagcaaaggaagctctggctctttccttccttccccaggggactgggggggcggggagcttcAGCCAGTGGAAGGCTTGGCttggcagctctgctgtgcaattgagagagcctggcaaagcaagctgttcctccctccttcctcccccagggagaatcctcagctaatggagaaaatagagactttgctctgtagctcctgtgcgattgagcaagcctggcaaagcaagctgtgacacagaaggaagccagagatagggagaaggaagcagatgacagccagttgctcaggggccagataggagccctccaagagtCTGATTTGGTCCCTGAactttatgtttgacacccctgctctagggcatgtTTCTGCAGGGCTCTTACCAGGCTAAGCCAAGCCTCctcattgctgggggggggggggaacggaaaCTCTGGAGCATAAGTGAACACAGCAGCATCAGTCTATGGAGGAAGGTCAAGAGTAGAGATCAAACAGCCTTCTGAAGAAGCTAGTCTGCTCTCTCTCATTTTGTTATCGAGGAACCCCCAATAAGCTTCAGAGGAACTGTAGGATTCTGGGAACATAACTGGAAATTCTATGTACTATaggcaggggggttttttgtagcaggaactcctttgcgtattaggccacacccgtattatgtagccaatcctccaagagcttacagctctcttattacagggcctactgtaagctcttggaggattagctacatgaggggtgtgtggcctaatatgcaaaggagttcctgctacaaaaaaagccgtgtccattagcaaccagttactaaaaacaGAATACAAAGAAGAAAGTTTGAAAAAATTCTAAGAGATATAATTCTTGTTGTTTGGTCAATAACTTTTTAGGTTTATATATAAATTCAAATGGTGGAAGGATGCCAAGGTCTAGAACAcgggtggcccaacttgcttaatgtaaaagccacaaagaataaacatcagatgtttgagagccacaagacaggaaggcaggtagggaggcaggcaaatcgatgggggggggaggtggaagtggaaagaaagcaactttaactttaaatgcattctccaagctgctggctggagagaaatgccttctccaagccagccaatggggtggtgggtcttcaagagccacacagtatgtgtgaaagagccacatatggctcccgagccacagtctggccatctCTGGTCTAGAGGATAGCAATGCTATTATAAAACATCAGGTTTTCTTCTGTAAATACAAAGCATTTTGAAGGAGGCcatccttgaacatatgaacatatgaagctgccttctacggaatcaaactcttgggtccatcaaagtcagtattgtcttctcagactggaagcggctctccagggtctcaagctgaggttttttcacacctatttgccaggaccctttttagttggagatgccagggattgaacctgggaccttctgcttccctagcagatgctctaccactgaaacaccgtccctccccaaacatcctTCCTCCCAAAGAAAAACTACAGCACATTTTTGCTGCTGTGCTCTGTTGGAAGCCTACTATTCCTCGGCCAACTGGTCCTGAAGTGCTCACCTGGCCAACCATTCCTATGTTATTCGCATCTTCAGACCCAGCGACGGAGTTCCCCTGTTCATTCCACACGTGCCGCATGACCTGTACAGCCTCTTTTGGCAAAGTACCCACAGCGCTTCCTAGTCTTGTATGAAGGTCTTCTGATGAGAGCTTATGTTTGGCTGCtgtactgtttaaaaaaaaatgaaaattacgATCTTATAGTTTAATTcttttctatcccacctttcttccaaatgaggacccaaagtggcttgcatcagtggctggagagccggtttggtgtagtggttaagtgtacggactcttatctgggagaaccgggtttgattccccactcctccacttgcacctgctggcatggccttgggtcagccatagctctggcaggagttgtccttgaaagggcagctgctgtgagagccctctccagccccacccacctcacagggtgtctgttgtgagggaggaagggaaaggagattgtaagtcgctctgagactcttcggagtggagggcgggatatgaatccaatatcttcatctacctcacagggtgtctgttgtgggggaaggagataaaggagattgtgagctgctctgagactcttcggagtggagggcgggatataaatccaatatcttcatctacctcacagggtgtctgttgtgggggaggaagggaaaggaggctgtgagccgctctgagactctttggagtggagggcgggatataaatccaatatcttcatctacctcacagggtgtctattgtgagggagaaaggtaaaggagattgtgagccactctgagactcttcagagtggagggcgggatataaatccagtatcttcatctacctcacagggtgtctgttgtgggggaggaagggaaaggaggttgtgagccgctctgagactcttcggagtggagggcgggatataaatccaatatcttcatctacctcacggggtgtctgttgtgggggaggaagggaaaggagattgtgagccgctctgagactcttcggagtggagggcgggatataaatccaatatcttcatctacctcacagggtgtctgttgtgggggaggaagggaaaggaggttgtgagccgctctgagactctttggagtggagggcgggatataaatccaatatcttcatctacctcacagggtgtctgttgtgggggaggaaggtaaaggagattgtgagccgctctgagactctttggaatggagggcgggatataaatccaatatcttcttcttcttcatcctatCTGACCCCTCaggctttctaaaaacacttggtgggcacaaaAACAAGTGTTGTCAAGTGCCATGACACCTGCGAGTACCATGTTGGTGATCCCTGTTTTAGATAGTCTGAACCCCTGGCCTGTATACTTAAAAGAATCTCAAGAGAACGACTTAACGTCTTCGCCTGCCGTGTGCAAGACGAGGCCTCACTTTTCTTTGTTTCCATTAAAAAGATACTTTAGAAGCCACATCATTACGCAGGGCGTTCTATGCCTTCAAGCTGGCCACACTGAACTAAACGTCATTCGGTTATGCACAACAAATGTCTAGAATTTCCACAAACATTTGCGGGTGGCAAAGTACTGGAAAGAAACCTGAAATGTGAGATACGCTTCTGTTCTTTCCCCTCAGCCGACCAATAATTTTTTGTTCCTTCTCCGCATAGCTTAGGCATGCACGTGGTAAATCAAATACCTTTTTGCTTACCTGAATACAGAGGAAACAACATTAACTACCTTTGCCAGGTCACTAGCACTAATGTCAATCCCCGCTGTTTGAAATCTCTAGGAAAACAAACACAAATTCAAAGTGTCACAatgaaaacagtaaaaatatatatatatacctacaACAGCTTGCCTACAAATGGTAGCAATTCCATCTTACCTGACTCAGTTCCACCGTATTTACGCCTGCGATCTGACACCGAAGATACTGGATAATTTGCTCACACTATGAAGAAAACAGATTTCAATGCTAATCAGACAGTGACTGCTTATTTGGAAGTCTCCTTTACATAGTTTATAGAATGCTATTTCCCGAAAGAAATCAAATTCCTTTGCTTTGAATGGTGGCACATGAATTATTACtggaaatttaatttaatttaatttttctatttataccccgccgtatcctgcaagcgggcttcTGGGCAGCTTGCAACATTAagaaaccttacaaaacatcaaacaaactaGATAACCTCAAAATTACAGAATTGACCaaaaccatgatccacatcaCTGGCAACAAGTCATAGACCACATACAGGCTGGTAATGTTCAGCATAACGTAAGTATAAGGTGCCGTGGGGAGCGATGATTTCAGGGGACacctgctggatcaattaaaagcctggtggaggagctcagtcttacaggccctgcgaaacttagataagtcccacagggcctggatctccagcgggagctcattccaccaggtaaggGCCCGGACCAAAAAGTCCcgggcccttgttgaagccagtcgggCATCCTTGGGCCCAGGGATCATGAGAAGATGTTGTGCTGACCTCAGAGCCGGGGGCGGGGCTTGTATGGAGAGAGGCGGCCCCGacgatatgcaggccccaggccgtaaaggaccaacaccttgaaacagatccaatACTCaagaggcagccagtgcagttcgcgcagcaaAGTAGTAAGCCAACTCATTGTCTTAAGGAACACAGGGCTGGCTCAAGACTTTaagcttcttcacccaaagggtgattaagtaCTTCTTACTTAATCCAAGTACTTCTTACTTAATCTTACTTAAtacgtcacccaaagggtgattaacacgtggaattcactgccacaggagttggtggtggccataagcatagccaccttcaagaggagtttagataaaaatatggagcagaagtccatcagtggctattagccacagtgtatgtataaaaatttttgccactgtgtgacacagagtgttggactggatgggccattggcctgatccaacatggcttctcttatgttcttatgttctaagctcCTCAGCTAGAACTTTCAAAATGCAACTCACGATGGCAAAAATCAATAAACAGTCATAAAAGTGACATAACTGACAATTAGCCTCATGGGAGGGCAGACCTGGATGGGACAACTTCAGTACTCTAGTTAGAGCTGCAGAATTTAATATGGGTATTCAgggacagaattctagcaggagctcctttacatattaggccacacccccgtgatgtagccaatcctccaagagcttacaaaaaagagccttgtaaactcttggaggactggctacatcaggggtgtgtggcctaatatgcaaaggagctcctgctagaattccacccctggggtatagtggttaaaagtgtcaTGGAATCCTAGTATCCAGGAATGCAGGGTTCAAATGCCCACTTGTATCATGGAAGTTTAcagggtgacctcaggccagttacactctctcagcctatcctacctcacaaggctattttgaggataaaatggaggagaggagaatgctgtgtgtaagccactttgagtcctcattggggagaacataagagaagccttgctggatcaggccaatggcccatccagtccaacactctgtgtcacacagaggccaaaaaaccctggtgccatcaggagggccatcagtgggtccaggacactagaagccctccccccctaagcaccaagaatacagagcatcactgccccagatggaatttcaacgataagctgtggctaatagccactgatggacctctgctccatatgtttatccaatcccctcttgaagttggctatgcttgcagccgccaccacctcctgcagcagtgaattccatgtgttaatcaccctttgggtgaagaagtgcttctttttatcagttcctTTTTatcagagaaaggcagggtataaatcaatagAATTAATTAATTAGCTTGCGGACTAAGGAAAGGTTTTTTTGCATGGGGACATTTTGATCGGTGAAGCAAAGATTTCAAAGCACTTCGGCTCATTTGGGGAAATGAATGCGGCAAGATGTAAGAAGAGAACAAACCAGATGATCTGGTCTTTCCTCCTGGTTAGGAGCGGGTGCTCCTGTTAACGCAAAACTACAAGTCTCTCCAACGAGGCACCCGTTATCAGCTTTTAATCTGCAACGTAATCATCTAAAACCTAAAAGATGATCAAGAAATTAAGCCTCCTGTAATTAACAAGCAGCCCTAAGAGTTATTCTATCATCCTCCTGGTATCTAGAAAAGCAATCTACCCAAGCCTTAGGACAGCTTCAGAGCAGAGGGCGCTCGAGTAAGGGAGATGGACTGAATAAACCACACAAGGAATTCTCCAATGAAGTTATTGTCCAGACCAGGATATATTATTCTGTATTTTTAGAttaaggctgtgatcacatacACAAAATCAGGTGTCAAACATTTGGcccaggggctaaatcaggcTCCCCAAGCtactggctcttgtttgcttccttctcaccctctctttcttgcttctgcatctcaacttgctttgccaggcttgctcaactgcacaggagctacagagcaaaacctcaattttctccattggctgtggctcctctccctcctagtcccctaggaaggaagggaaagagccagagcttcctttgctcagttccctggatcccatgagagaaatacaaagaaagcaccttttattttaatttttaaaaaaatccaacttttgtctgtgtcctttaaaaaaatgatatctctgctacctaatcttaaatatgtacacacatggtgaggcctgacccaacaaggtctcatttatgtcagatctggccctcatgaaaaatgagtttgacacccctgcactaaataatgcactttccaactggattttgccagttcacacagtaaaatccagtctggaagtgacttgAAAGTGGAtcggaagtgcattatttagtgtgtgtgatcacagccttagatTTTTAAATTCAAAGCCTCCACTATAATGAGAGAATATTGTTTCAATATCATACTTAGAAGACGGCAACTGAGGTGATGAGGGGGTTGGAATACcttccctttgaggaaaggctgaagagcctgggacttCACACTCTAggtgaggggtggccaaacttgcttaacataagagacacagagaataaatgtcagatgtttcagagctggaagacatgaacatcagatgtttgagagccacaagacggggagggagggagggggacggaggggagaggggtggaaataaagcaactttaaatgcattctccacgctgcagactggcttggcttggagaaatgatttaaagagaggaaagccttctctaagctggctgacggggtgcaatgttccctctaagctgcagagtcttgtgagcaaaaattcttctttgtgaggtactggcattaaagttgtgagctactagtattaaagttgtgagcggctgcataaattagtatgctctgggggtcatccttcctgagctaagacaaaaaggtgtgagctgcaggctaaaaatctgtgagctagctcacgctcactcagcttagagggaacactgatggggtggggaggttgagagccacacaatatgggtgaaagagccgcatgtggctcccgaaccacagtttggccgcccctgtctAGGTTATCCCATACACTGGCGGCAGAATTGTACTTTGATCTTCTTTTTGCTCTCCCTTTAAGGCTATTTACACTCCAGAAACACTGCTCGGGCACATAATACAGCAAGAATGCTATGAAAACCAGTGATTATCTTTTAACAGGGATGTTTCCAGATGTCATAAGCCGGGACTCAAGACAGATGTTAACTTACCAGCTCTGCAAACAAATCTTGGGGGATTGTTTTAATGATATCCGCGGTGCTACCAaaatctaccaaaaaaaaaaaaaaagttattcagTTGTGAGCCAGTTCACAAAATCCTTTCTGTGCTGAACAACATAATTCTCCCAATCTGGGCTTCTTGCAGAAACGGTGGGGTGCTAATTTAAACCACTGGATcgttaaaattaaaattatttacTCTGTGGAAAATCTTCTCAACCGATGGAAGGGACTTCCATCAATGAAGTGGGATTTCCCCGCAGCCTACATGCTATTCCTGGGAACGCCCCCTGCAGAACCGCAAGGAGGTCAGATGTGTTGTGAGAGAACATGGGATCAGTAaaaatttccttttcctttagcaGAAGCTTTTCTCAGGATCCAGCTCCATCTTTTTacttgtcttccttccttagCTGACTAGAGTAGTTTTATATTAAtcatagaacaaagtagaagtctcgtagcacctttaagaccaacgaagttttattcagaatgtaaatgaAGGAGGaggacgatattggatttatatcccaccctatacgctgcatataaggagccctgtggcacagagtggtaaagctgcagtactgcagtccgaactctctgctcatgacctgagttcgattccagcggaaactggatttaggtagccagctcaaggttgactcatccttccatccttccaaggtcggtaaaataagtacccattttgctggggggaaagtgtagatgactggggaaggcaatggcaaaccaccctgtaaaaagtctgccgtgaaaacgttgcgatgcgacgtcacccgagtcgaaaatgactggtgcttgcacaggggacctttccttttaagggtaagagccccgtggcgcagagtgcagttctaagctctgctcacaacctaagttcgatcctggcagaagctgggttcaggtagctggctcgaggttgactcagccttccatccttccaaggttggtaaaatgagtacccagcttgctggggggaaaatgttgatgactggggaaggcaatggcaaaccaccccgtaaaaagtctgccgtgaaaacattgtgaatgcaacgtcaccccaaagtcagaaacgactggtgcttgcacaggggactacctttatctttatactctgcatctcagaatGGTTCACAagttcctttaccttccccaggccttgaattcagcaggatctcacaggagtgcagctcctgaacctttctgatgattcccccgcctcctccccactttgtccactgaatagtaggtgcagctgtataacaatccctggatgagctccaccacctctttttctacaaaacagcccctgaccttcctcctccccacaccctgtgaagtaggtagagctgagagagagctcttcagaagctgccctttcaaggacaaactctgtgagagctatggctgacccaaggctattccagcagctgcgagtagaagagtggggaatcaaaccaggttcccccagaaaagagtccacccatttaaccactacaccaaactggctctgaattctgaataaaactctatattctgaataaaacttgactggtcttaaaggtactgctggactcctaatttgttctattacttcaggcaacacggctgcccacctggatttatatTAATCATTTTTTTTAGAACAACAGCTAGACATCAGATGTTAAACTGAGCATCCAAAATACAATCTATGGTTGTGAGGGCccaccctagactgtctggcaccctaggcaacgctaacttctggtgtcccccccacacactgataatgtcaccgagtcacatggggggtgcccaatttggcacccccagaaggccagcaccctaggcaatcacctactcTGATGATTGGCCCTGATGATTGGTGAAAGTTTGGAATAGAAGTCTGATACTGACCTATGTAAAGATCCTAGGAAGACGTGGATGGCTGGAGATATTAGAACCTTGATTCTCATGGTAACTGACAGCTTCCTAGACCAATTCCCTTCTTCTCCTCACACCTCATAACTTACTGCTATAGGCTGCTCCAGCactgagcaaggggttggactagtccCACTGCATCAGCCAGCAAACTGGAGGTCAAGCTGAGCAGCTCCCACTACGCTACAAGCCAGCATGATAGGACCACACGgttcagtgatgcaaacaatggGCATTATTAGATCACCCCCTGCATCACCCAGCAAACTGGAGGTCAAGGTGAGCAGCCCTGTGCTACACACCAGCATGATAGGGCCACACAGTTGTGATGCAAACTGCGGGCATGATTAGTTCACCCACTGCATCATCCATGAAACTGGAAGTCATGCTGAGCAGTGCTTGCTGTGTTACAAACTGGCATGATGAGGCTGCACAGTTCAGCGATACAAACAATGGGCATTATTAGACGATCCCTACATCATCcagcaagagccccatggcgcagagtggtaaaactgcagtactacagtcctaagctctgctcacgacctgagttcgatccctggtggaagctccctaacctttctctatgctggtcttatggggactgttattcccagtgtatgttttttaaaaagtctccttctagtcTGGTCATGTTGACaagtgcatacatatatattttatctttctgtgcaaagaaagtattaagagttttaagacagacatgtgtgtaatatttgttcatgtcacCCTCATCCCAgggccacctctctctccccccctcctggggGGTGTacccaggagcaaccactgctcatcccatgccatttaaaggaccTGCCAATCCACTGATCATCAGAGCTCCAAATTGCATGGGAGGAGTGGAAGGAGCAGCCCCCAGCCTTTTCCGCAATTTAAAACACCCACCAAGCAGCTGAACAATAAGCCCTTTAACTCATGCCCCAGGGGGAgtcctctcctcccaccccacgGTCCTTAGCTATGGGGCTGATTCCAGACCTGATTATTAATACGGCTTTAGTATACTTTAAGTCAAGTCGCTTCTGACTTTGAGCGTCCCTATAAACTAATCTtccaacatgtgtgtgtgtgtgggggggggggggggatggactttgggggtggagccaaaagcaaggttgcgataagcatcattgaactccaaaggaagttctggccatcacatttaaagggaccacacacattttaaatgccttcccgccattaaaataatgaaggataggggcaccttctttgggggctcatagaattggaccccctggtccactctttttgaaacttgggaggtattttaattttggggagaggcaccggaaagtatggtgcctctacctcaaaaaacgcccccccccccctcgatatCTGCAGATctattatccattatttcctatgggaataagtctccatagagaataatagagttcccagcagacattttcctcccctccccctgctttctgatgggagggtctccaaaccgggggatcccctgatgccacgtggggattggcaaccctaatagccaTGCAAACAGAAGGCCGGCTTCCTTGCTGGAGTCAATGCTCTCTCAcgctggtcttcctcttttcctcctgccttcaTAAAGCTTAAGAAcccggtggcgcagagtgttaaaagctgcagtcctttagtcggagccctctgctcacaacctgagttcgatccccggtggaagctgggttcaggtagccggctcccggttgactcagccttccatgcttccgaggtcggtcaaatgagtccccagcttgctggggggaaagtgtagatgactggggaaggcaatggcaaaccaccccgtaaaaagtctgccgtgaaaacgtcaccccagagtcggaaataactggcgcttgcacaggtgatctttcctttccctcttcaTAAGGCTTACTCACGAGTCAAGAGATCCGAGGCTGCTGCTGAaactcctccttccccacccgCCTGGCTAATGTCCCTGTTGTGCTCCCACCCCATGCTTCTTGGGCTTGTCTCCTCCCCTGTATTATGCGGGACCATCCCCGACTCACCCCAGGGCGCCTGTGGCCTCCCCAGCATCATCCCGGCACTTCCCGCCGCCATTGAACCCAAACG contains:
- the COMMD6 gene encoding COMM domain-containing protein 6, with amino-acid sequence MLQCSEAGRLGSMAAGSAGMMLGRPQAPWDFGSTADIIKTIPQDLFAELCEQIIQYLRCQIAGVNTVELSQRFQTAGIDISASDLAKVVNVVSSVFSTAAKHKLSSEDLHTRLGSAVGTLPKEAVQVMRHVWNEQGNSVAGSEDANNIGMVGQLIDFQWKLGMAVGSDSCRSLKCPYVTMTVKVADASGRIMSKSFEMTVPQFQNFYTQFKEMASVLETV